Proteins encoded in a region of the Sugiyamaella lignohabitans strain CBS 10342 chromosome B, complete sequence genome:
- the TFA2 gene encoding Tfa2p (TFIIE small subunit; involved in RNA polymerase II transcription initiation; GO_component: GO:0005634 - nucleus [Evidence IEA,IEA]; GO_component: GO:0005673 - transcription factor TFIIE complex [Evidence IEA]; GO_component: GO:0005673 - transcription factor TFIIE complex [Evidence IDA] [PMID 1429681]; GO_component: GO:0005673 - transcription factor TFIIE complex [Evidence IDA] [PMID 7961670]; GO_component: GO:0005673 - transcription factor TFIIE complex [Evidence IPI] [PMID 9188494]; GO_function: GO:0003677 - DNA binding [Evidence IEA]; GO_function: GO:0000993 - RNA polymerase II core binding [Evidence IDA] [PMID 8702741]; GO_function: GO:0001097 - TFIIH-class transcription factor binding [Evidence IDA] [PMID 8702741]; GO_function: GO:0003697 - single-stranded DNA binding [Evidence IDA] [PMID 9271406]; GO_process: GO:0006355 - regulation of transcription, DNA-templated [Evidence IEA]; GO_process: GO:0006366 - transcription from RNA polymerase II promoter [Evidence IDA] [PMID 1331084]; GO_process: GO:0006366 - transcription from RNA polymerase II promoter [Evidence IDA] [PMID 1429681]; GO_process: GO:0006366 - transcription from RNA polymerase II promoter [Evidence IDA] [PMID 7961670]; GO_process: GO:0006366 - transcription from RNA polymerase II promoter [Evidence IGI] [PMID 9405484]; GO_process: GO:0006367 - transcription initiation from RNA polymerase II promoter [Evidence IEA]; GO_process: GO:0006351 - transcription, DNA-templated [Evidence IEA]), with amino-acid sequence MSSLNDQLNSFRSKVRNAPTVAKPVISDAAAARKRAASSLVAKANPSLNDDKSDLSDTSPAKKQKRSIVNYAQAANSGIGNHQSTQLVHAVEYIKRHDQPVKWKDIERYLSFPIEPLLKLMRNIDRIKIDDENQTASYVSEYNIYSADDLLSFLRAQKTFQGIQVKKLKDGWNGCLDAIDKLEKSEDIVVLRMKKENGPKYIWANTGGTIGGIDPAFTELWKKVKVPTASELPGLLEKAGLKPASVDPATVKKTNTPEKDRKQKKPRRGKITNTHLRGVLKDYSSI; translated from the coding sequence ATGTCATCATTAAACGACCAGCTTAATTCGTTCCGCAGCAAAGTCAGAAATGCTCCCACTGTAGCGAAACCTGTTATATCAGATGCTGCGGCAGCTCGCAAAAGAGCTGCTAGTAGTCTTGTAGCGAAAGCTAACCCATCATTAAATGATGATAAATCAGACTTGTCTGATACGAGCCCTGCCAAAAAACAGAAGAGATCAATTGTTAATTATGCTCAAGCGGCCAATTCAGGGATTGGAAATCATCAGAGTACTCAACTAGTACATGCCGTAGAATATATTAAGCGCCATGACCAGCCGGTGAAGTGGAAGGATATTGAGCGATATTTATCGTTTCCAATTGAACCACTTCTAAAGCTGATGAGAAATATCGACCGAATTAAAATCGATGATGAAAATCAAACGGCTTCCTATGTTTCAGAATACAACATTTATAGTGCGGATGATCTGCTCTCGTTTTTAAGAGCACAAAAGACGTTCCAGGGAATCCAAGTGAAGAAATTAAAAGATGGCTGGAACGGCTGTTTGGACGCTATCGACAAATTAGAGAAATCTGAAGATATTGTTGTCTTGCGGATGAAAAAGGAAAATGGTCCTAAGTACATTTGGGCTAATACTGGGGGTACTATCGGAGGAATCGATCCAGCCTTCACTGAGCTTTGGAAAAAGGTTAAAGTACCAACTGCCAGTGAACTGCCCGGATTATTGGAAAAAGCTGGACTCAAACCTGCCTCTGTAGACCCCGCAACTGTAAAGAAAACGAACACCCCTGAGAAGGATCGCAAGCAAAAGAAACCTCGCCGTGGTAAAATTACGAACACTCATTTGCGTGGGGTTCTTAAAGACTATAGTAGTATATGA
- the YBT1 gene encoding bile acid-transporting ATPase YBT1 (Transporter of the ATP-binding cassette (ABC) family; involved in bile acid transport; negative regulator of vacuole fusion; regulates release of lumenal Ca2+ stores; similar to mammalian bile transporters; YBT1 has a paralog, VMR1, that arose from the whole genome duplication; GO_component: GO:0000324 - fungal-type vacuole [Evidence IDA] [PMID 9182565]; GO_component: GO:0016021 - integral component of membrane [Evidence IEA,IEA]; GO_component: GO:0016021 - integral component of membrane [Evidence ISM] [PMID 12192589]; GO_component: GO:0016021 - integral component of membrane [Evidence ISM] [PMID 9182565]; GO_component: GO:0016020 - membrane [Evidence IEA]; GO_component: GO:0005774 - vacuolar membrane [Evidence IEA]; GO_component: GO:0005773 - vacuole [Evidence IEA]; GO_function: GO:0005524 - ATP binding [Evidence IEA,IEA]; GO_function: GO:0016887 - ATPase activity [Evidence IEA]; GO_function: GO:0042626 - ATPase activity, coupled to transmembrane movement of substances [Evidence IEA]; GO_function: GO:0015432 - bile acid-exporting ATPase activity [Evidence IMP] [PMID 9182565]; GO_function: GO:0017111 - nucleoside-triphosphatase activity [Evidence IEA]; GO_function: GO:0000166 - nucleotide binding [Evidence IEA,IEA]; GO_process: GO:0006200 - ATP catabolic process [Evidence IEA]; GO_process: GO:0015721 - bile acid and bile salt transport [Evidence IMP] [PMID 9182565]; GO_process: GO:0006816 - calcium ion transport [Evidence IEA]; GO_process: GO:0006811 - ion transport [Evidence IEA]; GO_process: GO:0008152 - metabolic process [Evidence IEA]; GO_process: GO:0055085 - transmembrane transport [Evidence IEA]; GO_process: GO:0006810 - transport [Evidence IEA,IEA]) has protein sequence MIWKGYWTPLEMSDVWELREDDHAYHVLKKFRKIKRTTNFALKLVIHFKRELLVAGFWAVLYSFTTFGPSLILKKILEYVENPNSIPTNVAWLYVFGIFAFGVIDNVGTGQALFIGRRICIRMRAIIIGEVYAKALRRKAVAGGDSNLGKKSNSDGEDSNKEKDENEDSQANMGAIINLMAVDAFKVSEICGYLHYFVSASITILVAIWFLYFILSWSAFVGAAAMLVIMPLNYWFSEKFAQYQDELMSVTDQRVQKTNELLTSIRIIKYFAWEDKFAQGVSDIREKELAILKKRYLLWAFGAFIWYFTPLLITVSSFASFTLLQGRELTAPIAFTALSLFNILKFPLDQLAEMLSNVIQSKVSVDRIEQFLNEDETHKYEQLNNDLPRGPNSPYIGFEKANFSWVSSVNSNDSSNIDSSEVMPKRNDFKLRDIDIKFAVGELNVIIGPTGSGKTSLLMALLGEMDLDSGRVYLPSAHSREEVRPDSQTGLTETVAYCSQQAWLLNDTLKNNIIFASEFNEERYKAVIKACALTRDLEILEAGDETEIGEKGINLSGGQKQRISLARAIYSSSRHLILDDCLSAVDSHTALWIYENCLTGPIVQNRTVILVSHNVALTIAQASHVVIMDNGRIKAQGTPAYLASSGALGKDELIMQSASQSASQIATRSASQADLTQLKDKSKPLGGKELADRLKKAKIKANTTDAPSSVSSDDETLEERSQKKKGTLIEDETRSTGTVNKEVYMTYLRSMGNLYWWFVLAFLFCLQPLVGVAQLWWTREWTDSGYSDAAVSMFTSALGLGESNAPGLPVLAPPLKESIEIGINTIRAPEHSTGYYITVYALIGFLLMIVASIKDLTMFMGGLRASRILFHDFLESVLKAKIRFFDSTPVGRLMNRFSKDMEGIDQDLAPVIGGTARCLIQALATAIVITVVTPQFAIAGVFIFLIYWAIGVFYLATSRELKRHDSVTKSPIYQQFGETLVGVSTIRAYGDERRFIRENMKKIDTNNRPFFYMWVSNRWLSFRVDTAAAFVSFCASAFVILNLNHLDSGLAGLSLSYALSFSENVLWIVRLYAMLEMNMNSVERIQEYMKVDSEAPTVTDIRPPSDWPSRGEIEIENLSLRYAADLPLVIKNVTFKVERFNKIGIVGRTGAGKSTIITALFRFIEAETGFIKIDGLDISTLGLFDLRRALAIIPQDPTLFTGTIRSNLDPFSEYNDQQIFEALRRVHLIPNASNPGEVVEVVEGENVNQFLNLDSQVSEGGGNLSQGQRQLMCLARSLLKAPKVLLLDEATASIDYETDAKIQNTIREEFKDTTILTIAHRLRSIIDYDKILVMDAGQAVEYDTPHSLISNPATIFHNMCSKSGEMEALQKLAHEASKA, from the coding sequence ATGATTTGGAAGGGTTACTGGACTCCGTTGGAGATGAGCGACGTTTGGGAGCTTCGTGAAGACGATCATGCTTATCACGTTTTGAAGAAATTTAGAAAAATCAAGCGTACAACTAACTTTGCCTTGAAACTTGTTATTCATTTTAAACGTGAATTGTTAGTTGCAGGTTTCTGGGCCGTTCTCTATTCGTTCACCACCTTTGGTCCTTCGTTAATTCTCAAAAAGATTCTTGAATATGTTGAAAATCCTAACAGTATTCCCACAAATGTCGCCTGGCTCTATGTATTTGGAATTTTTGCTTTCGGTGTTATTGATAATGTAGGAACTGGTCAAGCGCTGTTTATCGGCAGACGAATCTGTATTCGTATGCGTGCCATTATTATTGGCGAAGTGTATGCAAAGGCGCTACGCCGTAAAGCGGTTGCTGGAGGTGATTCCAATCTAGGTAAAAAGTCGAACTCAGATGGTGAGGATAGCAACAAGGAGAAggatgaaaatgaagattCTCAAGCGAATATGGGTGCAATTATCAATCTAATGGCTGTTGATGCCTTCAAGGTATCTGAAATCTGTGGATATCTGCACTACTTTGTTTCAGCAAGTATCACTATTTTGGTTGCTATCTGGTTCTTGTATTTCATTTTAAGCTGGAGTGCATTTGTTGGTGCGGCCGCGATGCTTGTTATCATGCCCTTGAATTACTGGTTCTCAGAGAAATTTGCCCAGTATCAGGATGAATTGATGTCCGTGACTGATCAAAGAGTTCAAAAAACGAATGAGCTTTTGACCAGTATTAGAATCATTAAGTATTTTGCTTGGGAGGACAAGTTTGCTCAAGGGGTAAGTGATATtagagaaaaagaattaGCCATTCTCAAAAAGAGATATCTTTTGTGGGCATTTGGTGCCTTCATTTGGTATTTCACTCCCCTTTTGATCACTGTGTCATCGTTTGCCTCCTTCACTCTTCTTCAAGGTCGCGAACTAACTGCCCCAATTGCTTTTACTGCTCTTTCTTTGTTCAATATTCTCAAGTTTCCGTTAGACCAGTTAGCTGAGATGCTTAGTAATGTGATCCAATCCAAGGTTTCAGTAGATCGTATTGAGCAATTTCttaatgaagatgagacTCATAAATACGAACAACTTAACAATGATCTCCCCCGTGGACCGAACTCGCCATACAttggatttgaaaaagCTAATTTTTCATGGGTTAGCTCCGTTAATAGCAATGACTCTTCGAATATTGACTCTTCAGAAGTCATGCCCAAGAGAAATGATTTCAAGCTGCGTGATATTGACATCAagtttgctgttggtgaATTGAACGTTATAATTGGGCCCACAGGTAGTGGTAAGACCTCGCTGTTGATGGCTCTCTTAGGTGAAATGGACTTGGATTCTGGTCGTGTTTATTTACCCTCGGCCCATAGCCGTGAAGAGGTTAGGCCCGATTCCCAGACTGGTCTTACTGAAACTGTTGCATACTGCTCTCAACAGGCTTGGTTGCTTAATGACACTCTTAAGAATAACATCATCTTTGCTAGTGAATTTAACGAAGAAAGATACAAGGCTGTTATAAAGGCTTGTGCTCTAACCCGAGATTTGGAAATTTTAGAAGCTGGAGATGAGACTGAAATTGGTGAAAAGGGTATCAACCTTTCAGGCGGCCAAAAGCAGAGAATATCTCTGGCTAGAGCTATCTATTCAAGTTCCAGACACCTTATTCTTGACGACTGTCTGAGTGCTGTTGACTCCCACACTGCTCTTTGGATCTATGAGAACTGTTTGACTGGCCCTATCGTGCAGAATCGTACTGTTATTCTAGTTTCACACAATGTAGCTCTTACCATAGCTCAGGCCTCTCATGTAGTTATTATGGACAATGGTAGAATCAAGGCTCAAGGTACTCCTGCTTATCTTGCGAGCTCTGGCGCTCTTGGAAAAGATGAACTGATTATGCAAAGTGCATCTCAAAGTGCTTCACAGATTGCGACTAGAAGTGCATCTCAGGCTGATCTCACACAGCTCAAAGATAAATCTAAACCTCTTGGTGGTAAAGAGCTGGCTGACCGTCTAAAGAAGGCTAAGATCAAGGCCAATACTACGGATGCACCGTCCTCAGTTTCCAGTGATGACGAGACTCTTGAAGAGCGGtctcagaagaagaaaggtACGTTGATTGAGGATGAGACTCGATCGACAGGTACAGTTAATAAAGAGGTGTATATGACTTATTTGCGTTCAATGGGTAATTTGTAttggtggtttgttttggCTTTCCTGTTTTGTCTCCAACCTCTTGTTGGTGTCGCTCAATTGTGGTGGACCAGAGAGTGGACTGATAGTGGGTACTCCGATGCTGCAGTTTCTATGTTTACGTCAGCTCTTGGCCTTGGTGAATCAAATGCTCCAGGACTACCAGTCTTGGCTCCTCCTTTGAAAGAGAGTATCGAAATCGGTATCAATACCATCCGTGCACCCGAGCACAGCACTGGCTACTATATCACCGTGTATGCCCTCATTGGTTTCTTGCTAATGATTGTTGCTTCGATTAAAGATTTGACTATGTTTATGGGCGGATTACGTGCTTCCAGAATTCTTTTTCATGACTTCCTGGAATCCGTACTGAAAGCCAAAATTAGATTTTTCGATTCCACACCCGTTGGTCGTCTTATGAATAGATTTTCCAAAGATATGGAAGGTATTGATCAGGATCTTGCTCCCGTGATCGGTGGTACCGCTAGATGTCTCATTCAAGCATTAGCTACTGCAATCGTAATCACAGTTGTCACTCCTCAATTTGCAATTGCAGGTGTTTTCATCTTTTTGATTTACTGGGCTATCGGTGTATTCTATCTTGCTACTTCGAGAGAATTGAAACGTCACGATTCGGTCACAAAATCGCCTATCTATCAGCAATTTGGTGAAACTCTTGTGGGTGTTTCTACTATCCGTGCATATGGTGATGAGCGTAGATTTATTAGAGAGAACATGAAGAAGATTGATACCAACAATCGACCATTCTTCTACATGTGGGTAAGTAACCGTTGGCTTTCTTTTAGAGTCGATACAGCGGCTGCTTTTGTTTCGTTTTGCGCTTCTGCGTTTGTTatcttgaatttgaatcATCTTGATTCTGGTCTTGCCGGTTTGTCTTTGTCCTATGCTTTGAGTTTCAGTGAAAATGTCCTTTGGATTGTTAGATTGTATGCAATGCTCGAGATGAATATGAATTCTGTGGAAAGAATCCAGGAGTATATGAAAGTTGATAGTGAAGCACCAACAGTGACTGATATTCGACCCCCTTCGGACTGGCCAAGTCGTGGtgaaattgaaattgaaaatttaTCTCTGAGATACGCTGCGGACTTGCCATTGGTGATTAAAAATGTTACTTTTAAAGTGGAGCGGTTTAATAAGATCGGTATTGTTGGACGGACTGGTGCAGGAAAGTCCACTATTATCACCGCCTTGTTCCGCTTCATTGAGGCTGAGACCGGTTTCATCAAGATAGATGGGTTAGATATCTCCACGTTGGGTCTATTTGATCTTAGAAGGGCTCTAGCTATTATTCCTCAAGATCCAACTCTGTTCACAGGTACTATTAGATCAAATTTAGATCCCTTCAGTGAGTATAATGACCAGCAAATCTTTGAGGCATTGAGAAGAGTTCATCTTATTCCGAATGCGTCAAACCCTGGTGAAGTTGTAGAAGTTGTGGAAGGTGAAAATGTTAACCAATTCCTAAACTTGGACTCTCAAGTCTCTGAGGGAGGTGGCAACCTTTCCCAGGGTCAAAGGCAACTAATGTGTCTGGCAAGGTCGTTATTGAAAGCGCCTAaagtactactactagATGAAGCCACTGCCTCGATCGATTACGAGACTGATGCTAAGATTCAGAACACAATCCGAGAGGAATTCAAGGACACTACAATTTTAACAATCGCCCACAGATTGCGATCAATCATTGATTATGATAAAATTCTTGTGATGGATGCGGGCCAGGCAGTGGAATATGATACTCCACACAGTCTGATCTCTAACCCAGCTACAATATTTCACAATATGTGTTCCAAGAGTGGTGAAATGGAAGCGTTACAAAAGCTGGCTCATGAGGCCTCGAAGGCGTAG
- the MRPS5 gene encoding mitochondrial 37S ribosomal protein MRPS5 (Mitochondrial ribosomal protein of the small subunit; GO_component: GO:0005763 - mitochondrial small ribosomal subunit [Evidence IPI] [PMID 11278769]; GO_component: GO:0005739 - mitochondrion [Evidence IEA,IEA]; GO_component: GO:0005739 - mitochondrion [Evidence IDA] [PMID 16823961]; GO_component: GO:0030529 - ribonucleoprotein complex [Evidence IEA]; GO_component: GO:0005840 - ribosome [Evidence IEA,IEA]; GO_function: GO:0003723 - RNA binding [Evidence IEA]; GO_function: GO:0003735 - structural constituent of ribosome [Evidence IEA]; GO_function: GO:0003735 - structural constituent of ribosome [Evidence IPI] [PMID 11278769]; GO_process: GO:0032543 - mitochondrial translation [Evidence IC] [PMID 11278769]; GO_process: GO:0006412 - translation [Evidence IEA]) has translation MLNTTKSINASLYTSSLKLLASKRFNSSVSSSNTKKERDEHVKKLKQYYPPSLIKSILAAEASISPEQWADRKPNQTTEFGPIYTDDYAKYHPLYDFPKHEWLDKSKPWQPIPQRLPPGVALIPDEYSSKSASNINLSKLEQLTGLSVEFLKTLTAKPLIRKRVVNMTRKGKQPSFYALAVVGNRDGLVGLGEGRDSSQPSLAIARAHWNAIKNLRHIPRFEDRTIFGNIDHKSGAVVLNLRASTPGSGLRVNHIIYEICKAAGIKDLVGNVYRSRNPMNVAKAAVEALSEKQVSIDEIAASRGKKIVDVTNTYYNF, from the coding sequence ATGTTAAATACGACGAAAAGTATTAATGCCTCGCTGTATACTTCGTCACTCAAGTTGTTAGCATCTAAACGGTTCAACTCATCAGTGTCATCTTCAAACACAAAGAAAGAGCGTGACGAACACgtgaaaaaattaaaacaaTATTATCCTCCTTCATTAATTAAGTCGATTTTGGCCGCGGAAGCATCGATTTCCCCTGAACAATGGGCCGACAGAAAGCCCAATCAAACCACTGAGTTTGGCCCTATATATACCGATGATTATGCTAAATATCATCCTTTATACGACTTTCCTAAGCACGAATGGCTGGATAAAAGCAAACCATGGCAACCTATTCCTCAAAGACTCCCCCCTGGTGTCGCACTTATTCCTGATGAATACAGCTCGAAGTCAGCCTCGAACATCAACTTGTCTAAATTGGAACAATTAACTGGTCTATCGGTTGAGTTTTTGAAAACCCTCACAGCAAAACCATTGATTCGAAAACGGGTTGTTAATATGACCagaaaaggaaaacaaCCGAGTTTCTATGCgttggctgttgttggaaaCAGAGATGGACTAGTGGGTCTTGGTGAAGGTCGTGATTCGAGCCAACCATCACTAGCCATTGCTAGAGCTCACTGGAATGCTATAAAAAATCTTCGCCATATTCCCAGGTTTGAAGATAGAACTATCTTTGGTAACATCGATCATAAATCTGGTGCTGTGGTTCTCAACTTGAGAGCTTCTACCCCTGGTTCAGGTCTCCGCGTTAATCACATTATTTATGAGATTTGCAAGGCTGCTGGTATTAAAGATCTCGTGGGTAATGTATACAGATCGAGAAACCCCATGAACGTTGCGaaggctgctgttgaggcTCTTTCTGAGAAGCAGGTTTCAATTGATGAGATTGCAGCCTCTAGAGGTAAAAAGATTGTCGACGTTACAAACACATATTATAATTTTTAG